The proteins below come from a single uncultured Carboxylicivirga sp. genomic window:
- the pyrH gene encoding UMP kinase has translation MKYKRILLKLSGESLMGEQGYGIDPDRLNDYAEQIKEATDMGVQVGIVIGGGNIFRGLSGASKGFDRYKGDQMGMLATAINGLALQSALINLGIKARLLSAIRMEPVGEYYDKPKAVAALENGEVVILVGGTGNPYFTTDTGSSLRGIEIEADVMLKGTRVDGIYTADPEKDPSATKFDEITFDEIYNRGLKIMDLTATTMCKENSLAIVVFDMDTKGNLIKVLKGDNIGTLVHS, from the coding sequence ATGAAATACAAAAGAATACTTCTTAAACTCAGCGGTGAATCCTTAATGGGAGAACAAGGATATGGCATTGATCCTGATCGTTTGAACGATTATGCCGAACAAATCAAAGAAGCCACAGATATGGGCGTTCAGGTAGGTATTGTTATCGGCGGCGGTAACATTTTTCGCGGGCTATCAGGTGCTTCTAAAGGCTTTGATCGTTACAAAGGCGACCAAATGGGAATGCTTGCCACAGCTATTAACGGATTAGCACTGCAATCAGCATTAATTAATTTAGGTATTAAAGCTCGTTTACTGTCTGCTATTCGCATGGAACCAGTTGGAGAATACTACGACAAACCCAAAGCTGTTGCAGCCCTTGAAAACGGCGAAGTAGTTATTTTAGTTGGAGGTACTGGTAATCCCTATTTTACAACAGATACTGGTTCATCTCTTCGTGGTATTGAAATTGAGGCTGATGTAATGTTAAAAGGAACCCGTGTTGATGGCATTTATACTGCTGATCCGGAAAAAGACCCTTCGGCAACTAAGTTTGATGAAATTACATTTGATGAAATTTATAATCGTGGTCTGAAAATTATGGATTTAACAGCCACAACCATGTGCAAAGAAAACAGCCTGGCTATTGTTGTTTTCGACATGGATACAAAAGGCAATCTTATAAAAGTATTGAAAGGTGATAATATTGGTACCTTAGTACACTCATAA
- a CDS encoding methyl-accepting chemotaxis protein, protein MRIRHLSIRVRLLIGSAILIVFIALIGGLSWYSLSEIEAIVKSANHIKKAESELLSARLKVMYFIKFVDYDSGNEAIEFLDKASTEVETILNTYDEEIASVKALHQEILLYKQALTKYIKLEKEKQNTRVQWSEYGQVIGDIVTKDKYLIKMGDNTLKLFNAHHHLRLAAWQFVSNPSDKNGYLVETSVDQFDENIQSCFSVLESFNRGNSNSQRKSIEKAINGYHDYQNAFGVFMQALIDQGVELRSMQAAGAEVAHDTNVSVAFLLDQETYIIKRAGIIILLLLIAGVILGTIVSRLTAISITKPLNEGVELAERLAKGELYHSVVIEGNDELTRLNNAMFKMNEKLKEVVRDIKVGSEQLASSSDQVNSTSQDFSQGATEQAAALEEVSTTMEEMLATIEQSLENSLKCAHKSSEVHSGIKKAVEGSTKTVESNKIIVDKIAVINDIAFQTNILALNAAVVAARAGEQGKSFAVVAGEVRRLSELCQKVAEEIVTLAEDSHAFAQDANNELLGIQPAINESNSLMQEIAASSKEQKEGTNQISSALQQLNVVTQQSAAGSEELAGSSKELNSQAHHLDNLVGFFRVEELVGANGKTEKRIVSSDPIYTGGSYDENFQDQYEKF, encoded by the coding sequence ATGAGAATTAGACATTTATCTATTAGAGTTCGGTTATTAATTGGCTCAGCAATACTAATTGTTTTTATTGCTTTAATTGGAGGTTTAAGTTGGTACTCTTTATCCGAGATTGAAGCCATTGTAAAATCTGCGAATCATATTAAAAAAGCTGAATCGGAGTTATTAAGTGCACGTTTAAAGGTGATGTACTTTATTAAGTTTGTTGATTATGATTCGGGAAATGAAGCGATTGAATTTTTGGATAAGGCAAGTACTGAAGTAGAGACTATATTAAATACTTATGATGAAGAAATAGCTTCCGTCAAAGCTTTGCACCAAGAGATTTTGCTTTACAAACAGGCCTTAACTAAATATATAAAGCTAGAAAAAGAGAAGCAAAATACTAGGGTTCAATGGTCGGAATATGGCCAAGTAATAGGAGATATTGTTACTAAGGATAAGTATTTAATAAAAATGGGTGATAACACACTAAAGTTATTTAATGCTCATCATCATCTACGTTTAGCTGCCTGGCAATTTGTGTCGAATCCTTCTGATAAGAATGGATATTTAGTAGAGACTTCAGTAGATCAATTTGATGAAAATATTCAAAGCTGTTTCAGTGTTTTGGAATCTTTTAATAGAGGAAACAGTAATTCTCAGCGTAAATCTATTGAGAAAGCGATCAACGGCTATCATGATTATCAAAATGCATTTGGAGTGTTTATGCAAGCTTTAATCGATCAGGGAGTGGAGTTGAGAAGTATGCAAGCTGCAGGAGCTGAGGTTGCCCATGATACAAATGTATCGGTAGCTTTTCTTTTAGATCAAGAAACTTATATTATAAAAAGAGCAGGCATTATTATCTTGTTATTATTAATAGCGGGTGTTATTTTAGGTACAATTGTATCGCGATTGACTGCGATTAGTATCACTAAACCTTTAAATGAAGGTGTTGAACTAGCCGAACGACTTGCCAAAGGAGAACTTTATCATAGCGTGGTAATAGAAGGTAATGATGAGTTAACCCGACTCAATAATGCTATGTTTAAGATGAATGAAAAGTTAAAAGAGGTAGTTCGTGATATTAAAGTGGGTTCTGAGCAATTGGCATCATCTAGTGATCAAGTTAATTCTACTTCACAAGACTTTTCTCAAGGAGCTACAGAACAAGCGGCTGCGTTAGAAGAAGTGTCTACAACAATGGAAGAAATGTTAGCTACTATTGAGCAAAGTTTAGAGAATTCCCTAAAATGTGCACATAAATCCAGCGAAGTACATAGCGGTATTAAAAAGGCCGTTGAAGGTTCAACAAAAACAGTGGAATCAAATAAAATCATTGTTGATAAAATAGCAGTGATCAATGACATTGCATTTCAAACAAATATTTTGGCATTGAATGCTGCCGTTGTAGCAGCAAGAGCTGGTGAGCAAGGTAAGAGCTTTGCTGTTGTGGCAGGAGAAGTACGACGCTTGTCTGAATTATGTCAGAAGGTGGCAGAAGAAATAGTTACACTTGCCGAAGATAGCCATGCCTTTGCGCAAGACGCCAATAATGAATTATTGGGTATTCAACCTGCAATTAACGAATCAAATTCGCTGATGCAAGAGATAGCAGCGAGCTCAAAGGAACAAAAAGAAGGAACGAATCAGATAAGTTCAGCCCTACAGCAATTAAATGTAGTTACACAGCAAAGTGCGGCTGGAAGTGAAGAGTTAGCCGGAAGTTCAAAAGAGTTAAACTCTCAGGCACATCATCTCGATAATTTGGTGGGTTTTTTTAGAGTAGAAGAATTAGTGGGTGCAAATGGAAAAACTGAAAAACGTATAGTATCATCTGATCCTATTTACACTGGTGGAAGTTATGACGAAAACTTTCAGGATCAGTATGAGAAATTTTGA
- the tsf gene encoding translation elongation factor Ts, with amino-acid sequence MAITAADVSKLRKTTGAGMMDCKKALTEAEGDFDKAVEIIRKKGQAIASKRADREATEGVVLAKVTEDGKNGAIIVLNCETDFVAKNESFVAFATSILDTALAAGATDAEAVKALDLDGRPVLELITEQTGVIGEKIDLSAFDTIAAESVVAYIHPGNKLATLVGYNQADIDAQVGRDVAMQAAAMAPVALDENSVPADIKEKELEIGKELARNEGKPEAMLEKIAMGRLNKFFKESTLLNQAFVKDNKVSIKQYLDSANKGLTAVDFKRFSLD; translated from the coding sequence ATGGCTATCACTGCTGCTGACGTAAGCAAATTAAGAAAGACTACCGGTGCCGGTATGATGGATTGTAAAAAGGCTTTAACTGAAGCTGAAGGTGATTTCGACAAAGCAGTTGAAATCATCCGTAAAAAAGGTCAAGCTATTGCAAGTAAACGTGCCGACAGAGAAGCTACTGAAGGTGTTGTTTTAGCAAAAGTTACTGAAGACGGTAAAAATGGTGCAATCATTGTTTTAAACTGTGAAACTGACTTTGTTGCTAAAAATGAAAGCTTTGTAGCATTTGCTACATCCATCTTAGATACTGCTTTAGCTGCTGGCGCGACTGACGCTGAAGCTGTAAAAGCTTTAGATTTGGACGGACGTCCTGTTCTAGAGTTAATTACAGAACAAACTGGTGTTATTGGTGAAAAAATTGATCTTTCAGCTTTTGATACAATTGCTGCTGAATCAGTTGTTGCTTACATTCACCCAGGTAATAAATTAGCTACTTTGGTGGGTTACAACCAAGCTGACATCGATGCTCAAGTTGGTAGAGACGTTGCTATGCAGGCTGCTGCTATGGCTCCAGTTGCATTGGATGAAAACAGTGTTCCTGCTGACATTAAAGAAAAAGAGTTGGAGATTGGTAAAGAACTAGCTCGTAACGAAGGTAAGCCAGAAGCAATGTTGGAAAAAATTGCAATGGGTCGTTTAAACAAGTTCTTCAAAGAAAGCACTTTATTAAACCAGGCTTTTGTAAAAGACAACAAAGTTTCTATCAAACAATATCTTGATAGTGCAAACAAAGGCTTAACTGCAGTTGATTTCAAACGTTTTTCATTAGACTAA
- the rplM gene encoding 50S ribosomal protein L13, with translation MDTLSYKTLSVTKSTINKEWVVVDATDMVVGRLATKVAKLLRGKYKPNYTPHMDCGDNVIILNADKVKLTGNKWDQRVFFYHSGYPGGQTEVTPAQLFAKKPERLVERAIKGMLPKNRLGRQCFRNLYVYVGNEHKHEAQQPKVIDINTLK, from the coding sequence ATGGATACTTTAAGTTACAAAACGCTTTCAGTCACTAAATCTACTATCAACAAAGAGTGGGTAGTTGTTGATGCAACAGACATGGTGGTTGGTCGTTTGGCAACAAAAGTTGCTAAATTGTTAAGAGGTAAGTATAAGCCAAATTATACTCCTCATATGGACTGTGGAGATAACGTGATTATCTTAAACGCAGACAAAGTTAAATTGACTGGTAACAAATGGGACCAGCGTGTTTTCTTTTACCATAGTGGTTACCCAGGTGGACAAACAGAAGTTACTCCAGCGCAATTATTCGCTAAAAAACCTGAAAGATTAGTAGAAAGAGCGATCAAAGGTATGTTACCTAAAAATCGTCTTGGACGTCAATGTTTCAGAAATCTGTATGTATACGTTGGAAATGAGCACAAGCACGAAGCTCAACAACCTAAAGTAATTGATATTAACACTCTTAAATAA
- a CDS encoding nucleoside deaminase: MEKTKWMTEAIELSKSNVVNGGGPFGAVIVRDNQIVGKGVNRVTANCDPTAHAEVSAIREASKNLGTFDLSDCEIYTSCEPCPMCLGAIYWARLKTIYYGNTKVDAAKIGFDDQFIYDELDKNIEDRSIPTKQFMPEKAIAAFKLWDEKEDKIEY, from the coding sequence ATGGAAAAGACGAAGTGGATGACAGAGGCTATTGAGCTATCGAAAAGTAATGTTGTGAATGGAGGAGGTCCTTTTGGTGCTGTTATTGTGAGAGATAACCAAATAGTGGGTAAAGGTGTTAACCGGGTTACTGCTAATTGTGATCCAACAGCACATGCTGAAGTGAGTGCTATAAGAGAAGCTTCAAAAAACTTAGGAACATTTGATTTGTCCGATTGTGAAATTTATACCTCTTGCGAACCATGTCCGATGTGTTTAGGAGCTATCTATTGGGCACGGTTAAAAACTATCTATTATGGCAATACAAAAGTGGATGCTGCTAAAATAGGTTTTGACGATCAGTTTATTTACGACGAATTAGATAAGAATATTGAAGATAGAAGCATTCCAACAAAACAATTTATGCCAGAAAAGGCGATTGCGGCTTTTAAATTGTGGGACGAAAAAGAAGATAAGATAGAGTATTAA
- the rpsB gene encoding 30S ribosomal protein S2, translated as MPRVNFEELLNAGVHFGHLKRKWNPAMAPYIFMERNGIHILDLHKTAVKIDEAADALKQIAKSGRKVLFVATKKQAKEIIADKVGSVNMPYVVERWPGGMLTNFPTIRKAVKKMTSIDKLMADKSWNNLSKRERLQITRQRAKLDKTLGSIADLTRLPAAMFVIDVMKEHIAVKEAIRLNIPVFGIVDTNSDPSSVDYVIPANDDATKSIELITDVMVKAMQEGLNERKAEKDSDGSKEKRAARSKKAEPAKAKAKKEDEVVEEAPKASEEGTTKE; from the coding sequence ATGCCTAGAGTTAATTTCGAGGAATTATTGAATGCCGGAGTACACTTCGGTCACTTAAAAAGAAAGTGGAACCCAGCCATGGCTCCTTACATTTTCATGGAGCGTAATGGAATTCACATTCTTGACTTACACAAAACAGCTGTAAAAATCGACGAAGCTGCCGATGCACTTAAACAGATTGCAAAATCAGGTCGGAAAGTGTTATTCGTAGCTACGAAGAAACAAGCGAAAGAAATCATTGCTGATAAAGTTGGTAGTGTAAACATGCCTTATGTTGTTGAAAGATGGCCAGGTGGTATGTTAACCAACTTCCCCACTATCCGTAAAGCAGTGAAAAAAATGACTTCTATCGACAAATTGATGGCTGATAAGTCATGGAACAACTTGTCGAAACGTGAAAGACTTCAAATTACTCGTCAACGTGCTAAATTGGACAAAACTTTAGGTTCAATTGCTGATTTGACTCGTCTTCCTGCTGCTATGTTCGTTATTGACGTAATGAAAGAACACATTGCAGTAAAAGAAGCTATTCGCTTAAATATCCCTGTTTTCGGTATTGTTGATACCAACTCGGATCCATCAAGCGTAGACTATGTTATTCCTGCAAACGATGATGCTACAAAGTCTATCGAATTGATTACTGACGTTATGGTAAAGGCTATGCAAGAAGGATTGAACGAACGTAAAGCCGAGAAAGATAGCGATGGTTCTAAAGAAAAAAGAGCTGCTCGTAGCAAAAAAGCTGAACCTGCAAAGGCTAAAGCTAAAAAAGAAGATGAAGTAGTTGAAGAAGCTCCTAAAGCTTCAGAAGAAGGAACTACTAAAGAGTAA
- a CDS encoding methyl-accepting chemotaxis protein, producing the protein MKIRDLSIRTRLGISFSVLVFFVALVGLINHFALKQTTEIVNEVKHLSYADKDLESARLKVMYFIKFNDSNSAKEALLFLQKSIKEVDTFKLADVDNNTTEVDSLNDAIKEYMSGFEDYVQLEDKKQETRKHWSEVGDDLGNTITSNKYLNNMGATTIQLLNAHSQLRVNAWQFVANQIDQKGNVNSDIITNFVNSIESCETILDLSHKRYLSASHQLAIKQGRDGYENYQNSFEDFKKVLIEQGKAMRRMQISSRMVSKLASSLINKHTIEEELVTSTAEVRALLILIVAIILGVVVARYSSLSITKPLAESLSLANFLSKGELFHSVNVDGKDELARLNKAMLLMNEKLRNVVSEIKGGAGQLNIASNQVNSTSQELSQGSSEQAASIEEVSTTMEEMLANIDQNNSNSRVSAEKSDEAYKSIIDADEKTRIAMEANKVIADKVTVINDIAMQTNILALNAAVVAARAGEHGRGFNVVANEVRILAERSQEAAVEIIKLVDQSRDSAIIASDKIVGVLPLLKESNTLMNEIALATTEQREGSNQINNALHQLNLVTQQNAAGSEELASSAEELSSQADLLNGLINFFKVEKVSA; encoded by the coding sequence ATGAAAATTAGAGATCTATCTATTAGAACTAGGTTAGGTATATCCTTTTCTGTTCTAGTGTTTTTTGTTGCATTGGTAGGATTAATTAATCATTTCGCTTTAAAGCAAACTACTGAAATAGTAAATGAAGTAAAACATTTATCGTATGCCGACAAAGACCTTGAGTCAGCTAGACTTAAAGTTATGTATTTTATTAAATTTAATGATTCAAACTCAGCCAAGGAGGCTCTGTTGTTTCTTCAGAAATCTATAAAAGAAGTTGATACATTTAAATTGGCAGATGTAGATAATAATACAACTGAAGTAGATAGTTTAAATGATGCAATAAAAGAGTACATGTCTGGATTTGAGGATTATGTGCAATTAGAGGATAAAAAACAGGAAACTCGTAAACACTGGTCTGAAGTTGGTGATGATTTGGGTAATACCATTACTTCAAATAAGTATTTGAATAATATGGGAGCTACTACGATTCAACTACTGAATGCACATAGTCAACTAAGGGTAAACGCATGGCAATTTGTCGCTAATCAAATTGACCAAAAAGGAAATGTAAATAGTGATATTATAACCAATTTCGTTAATAGCATTGAGTCTTGTGAGACTATTCTTGACTTATCGCATAAGCGTTATCTAAGTGCATCCCATCAATTGGCGATCAAACAAGGGAGAGATGGGTATGAGAACTATCAAAATTCTTTCGAAGATTTTAAGAAGGTGCTTATTGAGCAAGGAAAAGCGATGAGAAGGATGCAAATAAGTAGTCGAATGGTATCAAAATTAGCAAGCAGTTTAATAAATAAGCATACTATTGAAGAAGAATTAGTGACGTCTACAGCAGAAGTAAGAGCTTTATTAATTTTAATAGTGGCAATTATTCTTGGAGTTGTTGTAGCTCGTTATTCATCATTAAGTATCACAAAACCATTAGCAGAGAGCTTGAGCTTGGCAAATTTTCTATCAAAAGGAGAGTTGTTTCATTCGGTTAATGTTGATGGAAAAGATGAGTTAGCTCGTTTGAATAAGGCAATGTTGCTAATGAATGAAAAATTACGAAATGTGGTAAGCGAGATCAAAGGAGGAGCGGGACAATTAAATATTGCCAGTAATCAGGTTAATTCTACCTCACAGGAATTATCTCAAGGATCGAGTGAACAAGCAGCCTCTATTGAAGAAGTGTCGACCACGATGGAGGAAATGTTGGCTAATATTGACCAAAATAATAGTAACTCAAGGGTTAGCGCTGAAAAATCTGATGAAGCATATAAAAGTATTATTGATGCGGATGAAAAAACGAGAATAGCAATGGAAGCCAATAAGGTGATTGCTGACAAAGTCACTGTTATTAATGATATTGCGATGCAAACTAATATTTTAGCATTAAATGCAGCTGTTGTAGCAGCACGTGCTGGTGAACATGGGCGAGGTTTTAATGTAGTAGCCAATGAAGTTCGTATTTTAGCTGAACGTAGTCAGGAAGCAGCTGTGGAAATTATTAAATTAGTTGATCAGAGTCGCGACTCTGCCATTATTGCTAGTGATAAAATAGTCGGTGTATTACCATTACTAAAAGAATCAAATACATTGATGAACGAAATAGCATTGGCTACAACCGAACAACGAGAAGGATCAAACCAAATAAATAATGCACTACATCAACTTAACTTAGTAACCCAGCAAAATGCTGCAGGTAGTGAGGAGTTGGCAAGTAGCGCTGAAGAATTAAGCTCTCAGGCTGATCTGCTCAATGGATTAATTAATTTCTTTAAGGTTGAGAAGGTATCTGCTTAG
- the rpsI gene encoding 30S ribosomal protein S9 — translation MEVINAIGRRKEAVARIYLSEGKGQITINKRELANYFPDATLQYIVKQPLNVIGVADNYDIKINLYGGGTKGQAEAVRLAIARALVKIDAENKPALKAEGFMTRDSRVVERKKPGQPKARKRFQFSKR, via the coding sequence ATGGAAGTGATTAATGCTATTGGTAGAAGAAAAGAGGCAGTTGCTCGTATTTATTTGAGCGAAGGAAAAGGTCAAATCACCATTAACAAGCGTGAGTTGGCAAACTATTTCCCTGATGCCACATTACAATACATTGTAAAACAACCTTTGAATGTTATTGGTGTAGCTGATAACTACGACATCAAAATCAACCTTTACGGAGGTGGTACCAAAGGACAAGCAGAGGCAGTGCGCTTAGCTATTGCCCGCGCACTTGTGAAAATTGACGCAGAAAATAAACCTGCTTTGAAAGCTGAAGGTTTCATGACTCGCGACTCTCGTGTTGTTGAGCGTAAGAAACCAGGTCAACCTAAAGCACGTAAGAGATTCCAGTTCTCTAAACGTTAA